The Maridesulfovibrio sp. genomic sequence GGTCTTACTGAATTTCTGCCGGTATCGAGTACCGGCCACTTGATTATCACCGGACACCTGCTCGGCTTCACCGGTGAAAAAGCCGCCTCTTTTGAAGTAGCCATCCAACTTGGGGCCATCCTTGCCGTTGTCGTTCTTTACTGGTCCCGTTTCTGGGGACTGGTTGTTCCTGATCCGACCAAGAGGTTTTCAGGGATTCGCGGGCTGTACCTGCTTTTCCTGACAAGTCTTCCGGCATCGGTTCTGGGGCTGATTGCACACGATTTTATCAAGCAATACCTTTTCAATCCCTACACAGTGGCATGGGCGCTGGGAGTGGGCGCAATCATGATTCTGATCGTTGAAAAAAAAGATATCCGGCCCAACTGCTATTCACTTGATGAGGTAACACCCAGACTCGCTTTTGGCATCGGCTGCTTTCAGTGTCTGGCATTATGGCCCGGATTTTCACGGTCTGCGGCAACCATCATGGGGGGGATGCTCTTGGGAGCAAAACGTAAAATTGCTGCGGAATACTCTTTCATCGCCGCTGTACCGATCATGTTTGCTGCCACTGGCTACGACATGCTTAAAAGCTACAAACTTTTCACTATGGGTGATATGCCCTTTCTGGCTGTCGGCTTCATTGTCTCTTTCCTTTCAGCATGGGCGGCGGTCAAAGGATTTATATATTTACTAGGCAAGCTGACCCTGCGGCCTTTTGCTTATTACAGATTGGCACTTGCTCCGTTTATCCTGCTCTTCTGGAGCTAAAAGGCACTCAACATGCTGGTTCGATGCACTATTTTAAAAAAAATTTAAAAAAAGTTATTTTTTTACTTGCCAAGTGCAGGCAGACTGTATAGAAAGACTCCTCGTTGGACGGGAAGTCCAGCCCACAAAAACGTGGCGAGGTAGCTCAGTTGGTTAGAGCATGCGGCTCATATCCGCAGTGTCGGGGGTTCAATTCCCTTCCTCGCTACCACGTAAATCATAAGGCTTTGCAAATTTTTGCAAAGCCTTTTTCTTTCCAGCTGACCGGTTAGATGGACATATAATTATTATACCGAAATTTTTGTCATTTTTTACTTGCCAAGCCGCTCAGGAATGTATAAACACTGTCCTCGTTGGACGGGAAGTCCAGCCCACAAAAGTGGCGAGGTAGCTCAGTTGGTTAGAGCATGCGGCTCATATCCGCAGTGTCGGGGGTTCAATTCCCTCCCTCGCTACCACGTAAATCATAAGGCTCTGCATAATTTGCAGAGCCTTTTCTTTTGCCCTCTCCTTTCAAAGCCTGCCTGTCAATAATTCAAGGGAATAATTTGCAAAGGCCATCCTTTCTGTTATTCATGAAGACAAGACCACACCCGAACTAATACAGGATTAGTATTTCATGAAAAAGCAGCATCCTTTCGAAATACATAAAACACGTAAGCACAATATATTTTTGCCAACTTTTTTTGTCTTCATCTTTTTATCGTTTCTAATCCAATTACCCAACAACAGCTTTGCCAACGAAAAACTGGATAAAGTAACCCTGCAACTAAAATGGTTTCATCAATTCCAGTTTGCCGGATATTACGCCGCCCTTGAAAAGGGATATTATGAAGATGAAGGACTTGAAGTTACAATCATCGAGCGGGACCTGCGCAGTAATCCCATAGACAAGGTGCTTAACGGTGACGCTGATTTCGGGGTCAGTAATTCCGAAGTGCTGCTTAACTATTTGCGTGGCAAGAAATTAGTACTGCTGGCTTCTGTTTTCCAGCATTCACCGTTGGTTTTTATTTCGAAAAATCAACCGCTCATTCATACAGCGCAAGCCTTGAAAGGCAAAACAGTACTTATGAGTTCCGCCTCACAAGATATTGAGCTGAAAGTTCTTCTAGAAGGAAACGGAATCTCGTTCGATGACATCAATTTGATAGACCGCTTTGCCGTTCCTGAGGATTACTTCGACCCTCAAATCGACGTCATAGCAGCATACATCACAAATCAACCTTATTATCTGAAAAAAGAACACGTTCCTTATTCAATAATCTACCCATACACCCACGGTATTGACTTCTACGGAGACACACTTTTTACCTCTCAGGCACAAGTCCGGAACAACCCGGAACGGGTCAATAAATTCCTGAAAGCAAGCCTTAAGGGCTGGCAATACGCTCTAGACCATCCGGACGAACTGATAGATATCATAATCAATAAGTTCGGATCGCTGAAATCCAAGGGGCATCTGAAATATGAAGCTGAAACAATACAAACCTTGATTTTGCCCAAACTGGTACGCATCGGGCACAGTAATCCGGCTCGCTGGGAACAAATTGGCGATGAATTCAGGAAACAGGGTTTAGTCACCGAGACTAAAGATCTTTCACCATTCTTTTTCAATCCGACAGCAGGTAAAGTAACTATTAAAGAAGAAACAGCTTTTATTGCAGCCGTAATATTTATTGTAATCATAGTTATCCTGCTGGCTTCTATTTTTGTTGCCGGAAAATTCAAACACGAAATCAATACCCGCAAAGAGATAGAAAATAAGCTTAAACAAAGTGAAAAATATTATCGCAGCCTGTTCGATAATACCGGGGCGGCGACAACAATCCTCGGTGAAAATTATCTGATAAAACGATGCAATGAAAATTTCGCCATGCTCTGCGGTTTGCCTATGGAAGAGATTGAAAATAAAAAAAAGTGGACGGATTTTATTGCCCCGGAAGAACTCGAAAGAATGACGGAGTATGCAAAAGCAAGAAGGTCCAACAACCAGTCCCCGCCAAAATCATACGATTTTATTTTTTTGCGCGCTGATGGCGAAACACGAAATGTCCACGTACAAGTTGAGATTATCGACGATAGCACTGACTCCGTAGCCTCTCTCCTCGATATGACAGAAAAAGTAAAAACTCAGGAACTTTTGATCCAGACCGAAAAAATGATTTCAGTAGGAGGTCTTGCCGCAGGCATGGCCCACGAAATCAACAACCCTCTTGCCGGGATACTGCAGGCCGTACAAAATATTCACCGCAGAATTTCACCGGATGTGCCTGCCAGCATAAAAACGGCTGAAAAATATGGCTGTACCTGTGAACAGATAAACAGTTTTCTTGAAGAAAGAGGCGTAATAAGAATGCTGGACGGCATACACAGTTCAGGAGAAAGGGCTGCCAACATAGTCAGGACCATGCTCAATTTCACCCGCAGAAACGATGAAGGCAGAAACAACTGCAACCTGAATCAACTTTTTGATGACATTATGAACATCATTACCTGCGATTATGATCTCAAGAAAAAATACGATTTCAAGCATACAAAAATAGTCAAAGAATATCAGGATAATCTTGGTATGATCAATTGTTTGCGAATAGAAATCGAACAGGTCCTCCTGAATCTGGTTAAAAACGCCGCATATGCCACTAATGAGATTGCCGACATCAGGACTCCCACCATCACCCTGAGGACAAAAACTGATGATCGGTACATTGTTGCCGAAGTGGAAGATAACGGGCCGGGCATGTCTGCAGATGTAAAACGAAGGGTTTTTGAACCATTTTTCACTACCAAATCCCCCGGTATGGGAACAGGGCTTGGACTTTCAGTGTCATATTTTATAATAACACAAAACCACGGCGGAATATTTGAGATTGACACCCAAATCGGTAAGGGTTCGAAATTTACTATTAAAATACCAAAGATATGATCATTATGTTTAAGAAAACCATACCTGTTCTGCTGGCCCTTATGCTTCTGAGCTGCCCGGCCTGTGCTAAAAAGCCTGTGCTCTACCCTAATGAGCAATACAAAAAAGCCGGGGAAGCCAAATCTTCCGAAGACATCGAATATTGTCTGGCCCTTGCAGAAAAAAGCGTTGGCAAAGACTCTAAGGGGAAAACATCCCTTAAAACAGGAATTCAGGGAGGACTGATAGGTGGAGCTGTGGGGCTGGGGATCGGAATAGTGACTGGAAGTCCCGGAACTTCAGCACTGGCAGGTGCAGCAGGAGGAGGAGCCGGAGGAGCTGTAGGCGGAGCCATGCAGGATAACCCGAACTCCCTGTACAGAAAATTTGTGGAGCGCTGCCTACGCGAAAAAGGCTACGACCCCATTGGTTGGAAATAAACCCGGGCTTTTAAAAACCTTCATGAACGGGGATATATCTGGAAATTATTTTTTGATATGAACCGTCCTGCTTCATTTTTTTCAGTTCAGCATTAACTTTTTCAAAAGCTTCAGGATCCTTTTTTCTTGAAAAGGCAAGATATGTGTCCGATTTGGAATAAATCAAAGGCAAACCGCTTTCCGGGGCAATGATGGCCTCAACTTTATACAGTAGATTATTGTCGTTTAGAAAATTTAATGCCGGATAGTAATCTGCAAAAAAGAAATCAATTCTGCCAAGCAGCAGTTTCTTTACATTCAGATCTATATTCGGCACTTCTTCGATCCTTAAAAATACTCCCTTCTTCAGGGCCTGATCCACTTTCTTACCATAGTAGAATCCCCGGCCTACACCACCTGAATACTTTTCTGCCCCGGAAAAATCAGAGGGAAAATACACATTTGATCCGGCAAGGCGCAATGCGACAACTTTTTCCGTAATCAAAACAGTTTCAGAAAAACGCAAATATTTATTACGTTCTTCATTATATCCGGCATTAAAGATAGCATCGGCAGTCCCTTTTTTAACCATTGCCATAGCCCTTTTCCACGGGACAATACGTATATCCGGTTCATACCCCGCCCGCTTTGCGGCTTCAGCAACTATTTCTACCAGAAAGCCTTTAGGCTTGCCGTCCTGAAGAAATGTTTGAGGTGGAGTATCCAAAGTAACAAACACAAGTTTTTTCGCATGCAGGGCGGACGGGAAAAGCAGAATAAATATAAACACAACAGAAAGTATCTTATTACACACAGCTATGACGCCCTCCTGAATTTATGTGTAATCTATCACTAATTTGCTGTTGTAACAATCGGTCCCGGCCAACACAAACGTAAACTTATTCATATAATTTCCAATTCGGGTTATCATTAACCAAAATTACAAATTTCGGTGTTAAGTTTATTAAATAAATGCCGATTGAATTTGTAATGGTCTTAAAATTTAAAGGAAAAATTATGCTGAGATTACTGACCCTTCTCATAACCATCCTCATGCTTCCGTCCATAGCACTCGCATGGCCGGGAAAAATAGTAGCGGTGGAAGGAGCCACAACATTCGTGGTTCTGAAAAATGGGCAGACCCCTGTAAAAGTGAATATTGCCGGGGTAAAGCCTTCGCCGAACATGGATCCGGCCAAAGCCCGTATGGAAAGCAGTAACGATGTTCTGATGCGCGATGTGGAAGTCCGGGAACTCAGCAAAACCGAAGACGGCACCATTATTGGAGACATTACTGTTGACGGCAAATCCCTCTCAAAAGAACTGCTTGATGACGGGATTGTGGAAAGCTCAGCTCAGGCTCCGCCTGCAATTGATACGTCCCCGGTAGAGTTACCCAAAGAAATCACCGAACCGGCAGCACCGGTACAAGATACAGCCCAGGCAACAGAAGCCAATGCTGATGAAATAGTTAATGAGCTCACTCCTGAACAATCAGCACAGGCTCAAGCTGCGGCTCCCCAACCGGTTCAACAACCAACTTTCCGCCCTGCTCAGCCCCAGCCCGGACAGGTGCAATATGTTCAGGTTTATCAGGCTCCACAGCAACAATTGGGACTATGGCCGGGACGTCCGGCAGCACAACCTGTGCAGCAGACCTACACTACACAACAGCACGGTATTCAACCTGTACAGCAATCATCCCCAACTTCCGCTCAACAAACAGAGGCTCCCCGGATGCAGCAGCCCGGCGATGCGGCAAAACAAGATTACGATCTGGCTGTCAGTGTACAAAAGAATTCCCGTAGAGACCGTAAACCTACAGGTTTTTTTACAAAAAAACGTAAATCAGAAACCTATGTCGGTGTAAACTCCGGTTTCCATGCAGTTATGCAGCCTAAGTCTAATGTTCCGTATGAAAATTGGGGATCAAACGATGCAATAAGCATCCGCCATTTCTTTCCTTCAGGACTAGGAATCGGTGGTGATTTCAAATATTCATTGAGTAATGGACGGTCTGGTTCTTATGCTCTCAACTCAACCGATTCAGCAGATTATGATTACAAAAAGAAGTCTTTCAGTACTTATTCATTAACAGCCTCCCTGCTTTACCGTTATTATACCGGTAAAAATTTAACCGCTTATATTGGCGGCAGCGGCGGCTATGCTTTCTTTTCCCACCCCGATACAGAATTCCATCTTTCCGACGGAGCTCCTTTGATAGGCTCTGAAACCGGAATATTATATAAGTTCGATTCCGGTTTTACGATTGGCGGAGATATTAATTACACGACTCCCATCGGGGGTAAATCTGACGATCCCAATGGATATCTCGGCACTTCGCTCAACATTGGCTACACGTTTGATTGATTTTAGCAGCATAACAAATAAAAAAAAAGCTCTTAACATATTTAAGTTAAGAGCTTTTTTTATTTCTTTATTGACTTCATTTTCTTGTCTTTGTATTACTCATACCAAAAGAGTAGCACAATACAGCTATTCATTTTAATTTTTCATAATCAGGGGAGAAAGAATGTCGTTTAAGCAACATTTTTGTATGCAGCTTCTAATTTTATTTGTTATCGGAAGCCATCCGGTCTTTGCCCACAGAGTAAGCCTGTTTGCCTATGTTGAAGGCGATACAGTGTTTACGGAAAGTTATTTCAGCAAAAAAAGAAAAGTACATCAGGGAAAACTTGAAATCTTCAGTACTGGCAGCAACAAACTCCTGCTTACAGGAATTACGGATGACAACGGAGACTTCAACTTCCCTATCCCCGAAACAACAAAAGCCGAAAAAAGCGGTGTGTTAATCAAACTGCATGCATCAGAGGGCCATCAGGCTGTATGGACTTTAACTCCGGATGAAATTTTCCCTGAGTCGTCCACCGCACAACCCGCTGCAGAAGACTCTCCCTCCCCTTCTCAAGCCCCACAAGTCAAACAATCCGCAACAATTGTCCCCGGATCTGAACTTGCCGAACTTTCTTCACAGGTA encodes the following:
- a CDS encoding ABC transporter substrate-binding protein, whose translation is MKKQHPFEIHKTRKHNIFLPTFFVFIFLSFLIQLPNNSFANEKLDKVTLQLKWFHQFQFAGYYAALEKGYYEDEGLEVTIIERDLRSNPIDKVLNGDADFGVSNSEVLLNYLRGKKLVLLASVFQHSPLVFISKNQPLIHTAQALKGKTVLMSSASQDIELKVLLEGNGISFDDINLIDRFAVPEDYFDPQIDVIAAYITNQPYYLKKEHVPYSIIYPYTHGIDFYGDTLFTSQAQVRNNPERVNKFLKASLKGWQYALDHPDELIDIIINKFGSLKSKGHLKYEAETIQTLILPKLVRIGHSNPARWEQIGDEFRKQGLVTETKDLSPFFFNPTAGKVTIKEETAFIAAVIFIVIIVILLASIFVAGKFKHEINTRKEIENKLKQSEKYYRSLFDNTGAATTILGENYLIKRCNENFAMLCGLPMEEIENKKKWTDFIAPEELERMTEYAKARRSNNQSPPKSYDFIFLRADGETRNVHVQVEIIDDSTDSVASLLDMTEKVKTQELLIQTEKMISVGGLAAGMAHEINNPLAGILQAVQNIHRRISPDVPASIKTAEKYGCTCEQINSFLEERGVIRMLDGIHSSGERAANIVRTMLNFTRRNDEGRNNCNLNQLFDDIMNIITCDYDLKKKYDFKHTKIVKEYQDNLGMINCLRIEIEQVLLNLVKNAAYATNEIADIRTPTITLRTKTDDRYIVAEVEDNGPGMSADVKRRVFEPFFTTKSPGMGTGLGLSVSYFIITQNHGGIFEIDTQIGKGSKFTIKIPKI
- a CDS encoding transporter substrate-binding domain-containing protein; amino-acid sequence: MCNKILSVVFIFILLFPSALHAKKLVFVTLDTPPQTFLQDGKPKGFLVEIVAEAAKRAGYEPDIRIVPWKRAMAMVKKGTADAIFNAGYNEERNKYLRFSETVLITEKVVALRLAGSNVYFPSDFSGAEKYSGGVGRGFYYGKKVDQALKKGVFLRIEEVPNIDLNVKKLLLGRIDFFFADYYPALNFLNDNNLLYKVEAIIAPESGLPLIYSKSDTYLAFSRKKDPEAFEKVNAELKKMKQDGSYQKIISRYIPVHEGF
- a CDS encoding undecaprenyl-diphosphate phosphatase, encoding MTSLFTAGILGIVEGLTEFLPVSSTGHLIITGHLLGFTGEKAASFEVAIQLGAILAVVVLYWSRFWGLVVPDPTKRFSGIRGLYLLFLTSLPASVLGLIAHDFIKQYLFNPYTVAWALGVGAIMILIVEKKDIRPNCYSLDEVTPRLAFGIGCFQCLALWPGFSRSAATIMGGMLLGAKRKIAAEYSFIAAVPIMFAATGYDMLKSYKLFTMGDMPFLAVGFIVSFLSAWAAVKGFIYLLGKLTLRPFAYYRLALAPFILLFWS